One Bermanella sp. WJH001 genomic region harbors:
- a CDS encoding FAD-dependent oxidoreductase, with translation MTAPLVVIGTGLAGYNLVKEFRKADAERQVIMITADDGRQYSKPMLSTGFSKGKDADGLAMNDAGAMAEQLKIEIRTHQTITAINPAEKVVMLGNEALAYSDLVLALGAEPFQLPIEGSEHLYHVNDLMDYAEFHSAVQGKKRVLVMGAGLVGCEYAHDLASAGFEVDLVAPDAQPLSRLVPAPVGQALQPALETLGVSLHLEKAVTSVSKVGEQYVAHLSDGSQLEADVMLSAVGLKPRVALAQAAAIEVNRAIVVNQQLQTSAPHVYAIGDCAEVEGLNLLYVLPLMNGARALAKTLAGQPTDVKYPVMPVMVKTPSLPIVTCPPAQDSEGEWEFDGQSPHIKALFKDSGGNLLGYALTGDCVAEKMALNKELPVMLA, from the coding sequence ATGACTGCACCGCTAGTGGTAATTGGAACCGGTTTAGCCGGTTATAACTTGGTAAAAGAATTCCGCAAGGCCGATGCCGAGCGTCAAGTGATCATGATTACTGCAGATGATGGCCGCCAATATTCTAAGCCCATGCTCAGTACGGGTTTTAGTAAAGGCAAAGATGCCGATGGCCTTGCCATGAACGATGCAGGCGCCATGGCTGAGCAGCTAAAAATAGAAATTCGTACCCATCAAACCATTACAGCCATTAACCCAGCTGAAAAAGTAGTGATGCTTGGCAATGAAGCCCTTGCCTATAGTGACCTAGTACTGGCCTTAGGGGCCGAGCCGTTTCAGTTACCCATCGAAGGCAGCGAACACCTTTACCATGTAAATGACTTAATGGACTACGCAGAGTTTCACAGCGCTGTTCAAGGCAAAAAACGTGTATTGGTCATGGGAGCAGGTTTGGTTGGCTGTGAATATGCCCATGATCTTGCTAGTGCTGGTTTTGAAGTGGATTTGGTGGCACCCGATGCTCAGCCACTATCACGCTTAGTGCCAGCGCCAGTTGGTCAAGCATTGCAGCCAGCATTAGAAACCCTTGGTGTCAGCTTACATTTAGAAAAAGCCGTTACCAGTGTGAGCAAAGTGGGTGAGCAATATGTGGCGCATTTATCAGACGGCTCACAACTTGAAGCGGATGTAATGTTAAGTGCGGTGGGTTTAAAACCGCGTGTGGCGTTAGCGCAAGCGGCTGCCATCGAGGTTAACCGAGCCATTGTGGTGAATCAGCAATTACAAACCAGTGCACCTCATGTCTATGCCATTGGTGATTGTGCTGAGGTAGAGGGTTTGAATTTATTGTATGTGTTGCCGTTAATGAATGGTGCACGCGCATTAGCGAAGACCTTAGCCGGGCAGCCAACTGACGTGAAATATCCAGTGATGCCAGTGATGGTTAAAACCCCGAGTTTACCAATCGTGACCTGCCCACCTGCGCAAGATAGTGAAGGAGAATGGGAATTTGATGGTCAAAGTCCA
- a CDS encoding rubredoxin: protein MAQDYKKWQCIVCGWIYDEETGCPEEGLEPGTRWGDVPEDWLCPDCGVGKDDFEMIEI from the coding sequence ATGGCTCAAGATTACAAAAAATGGCAATGCATCGTATGTGGTTGGATCTACGATGAAGAAACAGGTTGCCCAGAAGAAGGCTTAGAGCCAGGAACTCGCTGGGGTGATGTACCCGAAGACTGGTTATGCCCAGACTGTGGCGTTGGTAAAGATGATTTCGAGATGATTGAAATCTAA